The nucleotide sequence AGATCAAATTATAAAGTCATGTCAATTCACCTTAACTCAAACACAAATTCCCTTCTACATTCTCTCATATAAAATTTGAAGAATTTATATCTCTTTTACTCAATCCTCTTCACATCCACATTTACCTCAACCCCCCTATTTTCCTTTCTCACATCTTCTCCTCCACCAAGATCTATAGATATATGTGATACTTATAGAATAATCAAAGCCTAAATCAGAAGTTTTTCTCTTCTAGTAGGAGTTCAGAATATTAAGAaatctaaaaatatttgtcaacctAAACAAGTAGTTCTTTGTAAATTAAATATTACTTTCATTTGAAATTGATATGATACCAATTACATTGGTCCTTTTAACTGGTTTCTTCTCACAAGGAATGTTATCTGCATGTAAAGTTGTAGGTCTGTTAATTATTGGAGGAAGATGTAGTAAATATGTAACTAGATACATGTCCTTGCTACTAATAAGTCCTCATAAAATGATTATATAAGTGTTTATTGATCACTTAGTAGATTATTAACAAGTACATCCCAACACACCGTACATTTTAAGGACGACTTGTTGACTGACTTGAGTTTTGGAGGGGCACTATCTGGTCTACGATGTAGTTTTTATAAAGTTCGAACAATACTTAGAGTTCGTTTTGAGATCGATTCAAATAAGGAATTAGGTTGGATCCGACTCAACTTGAAGATTAGATAACCACAAACAACCCTAACAATTGAATATAAATAAGAGTTTAGTTTATAGAATAATGTAGCCTCAATATGAATTCATTGAATGAGCAAGTCTCCTAATATCTAATTCAAATAAGTGAAAGAAATAATATAATACAAGCAAAGACATAGAGACACGATCATTTATATGGTTCATCCAAACTAGACTATGTCCGCAGAccaattataaatttttattatagaGAGGATAAAATTATAAGTgtatagaaaaataattttttacaaCCTCAACTTTCAACTACTTTGCACACATTTCTTAATAGAGTTTCTTTCTATTTATAGTAGTGCAtggaattcaagaaaaaaaaaaaaaaaagagagatagcATGTAACCCACTAATTTAATAGACCTTAAACAATTCTAATAACCCTAGTTTGtagcaaggtctgtcataccgaagtgtaccgcccgtatcgggcggtacgtaccggtctgacaggTTACTGGTATGTGGAtcgcccgataccgctacagtgctacagtattatactgtagcactactacagtgctacagtaatataCTATAGTATTGctacaatatgaaaaaaaaagtataaaattgttcggtacaccagggtgtatcgcttgatacgccctgatgtaccgcccaatACACcagtaccgtactgtaccgagcccgggtcgaaacgccggtacggtacgatatgacGAACCTTGGTTTATAGTCATAAAACAAATAAGTGATTATAACCTCTTTTATCAAgttaaaaagatgatttttaataATACTTTTATTAAGTCAAAGATGActttaacaatctcccacttgaagaTTGATTTTAATCATGTCTTCACACTAGATCAATGCAACAACTTAGCATTCCCCCACTCATGCAGACAATCGAAGTTGAACACAATTTCAATTTATCAATGGTCATTGTCTTACTTAGCATATTAATAGGGTTTCCATTTTCTTAAATCTTCTTAAGTTTAAGAGCTTTATCTTCTAGAAGGAACTAGATGAAGTGATACttcatttggataaatttttcaaaaattaagTACTTGTAACCATCGAGAACTCTTAGGTGAGAGGCCTAAGTGAGCAGAGAATCCTCAAGGGTAAAAGATCATATCACATCTTAGATGATTATCTTATAATCTCTCTCACGATTAGGAACCCAGATATTTGGTATCATAGCATGGACAATCTAACCTTAAGGATACATGGATTTTAAAAGAGGAGTTGTGATTAATAGACCTTGGCCTCCTAGAGTGGTATATTAATTTTCATTGGGAGGTGAATTTTTTTCACCTCGGAAGAattgataggaatcataataCCACTACACCATTATAGTTATCTAAGGGGATATAGAAAACTCTGAGTCGCTACATTAGAGCCATACGAGCCTAATTACCTATAAAGAACCcatcctatatatatattttattttattattagattgAAGTATAATTTGGGCATAGGACACATTTATATTGGGCTTTAGCTTGCATGGGTTTTCAAGGATGAATGCTATTCATATACATGATTGGACGGGCGGTGGTCGAAATCGGCAGCATCGTCAACAATAATCCAAGTTAGGGACGGAGCTGACGTGGTGCTGCCTCGATTTGGGCGGTGAACTGTGTCCTGACCTCCACGGCTAAGCCACTCTACTTTTtcggtgtatatatgtatatatacgtatatatacatatacatatatatatatatatatttcagtcATGGTAGGGCCCGCAGGTCGCCTCGGACTCCGGGAGTCCGTGTATGTGAGGAAATAATTTTCCACCCGAATGTAGTTTTACCCAAGTAGTTTACCGGTTCCATAAATAGCTGGAAGAGTAGAGGCAGGCGGgtcccacaaggtaattttgacaCGTATATGATGCGGAGGCTTAATTTCGTTCGATATACCTTTGGCATTCGGCAGGGCGATCGAAAGAGTCGGTGCCCCCCACCATCATTCCCCCGCCCCCACGATTGCGGGAATCGCCAAGAACGACGACGACAAGGGAGGAGCGAAAGGAGGGACGAAAAAGTTGTGGCGTTTGCAGCGGTGATAAGAGAGACGAGGGACCGAGAAAGAAGGAAGTTTTCACTTTCTCGGCGTGAATCCCATCCCAGGTCGGCTTCCTCTCCGTCGACCTTCAATTTGGTTTTCTTGGGATGAAGGCGTCGCTTGCGTGGTTTCTTGATTCTTGGATTTTTCTTTAATGTCCTAATCGCGTTCGTTGTGGTCAGGAGTGGAGAAAGTTGCGATCTTGGATCGGGAGGAGATAGTGTCTTTGAGGCCGGAGCTTGGTTTTGGGATTACCATCTGAACTTAGCAACAAGACGGGATCGAATTTTCATAGCTTAAGCGGCTAGAAATCCGGAGTAGGTGATTGATTCGGTTGGAAAATGTCAAATTTCGTCGGCGTTCTTGTCTCCGATCCCTGGCTCCAGAATCAGTTCACGCAGGTCGAGCTTCGAGGCCTTAAATCCAAAGTAAGCAATCCCTCACCAAATGTCattgccttttttttttgggatatgattttggttttgattcgAGGAATAAATTTCTTGTGTTGGGATGGTCTTGCATTGTCTAGTTTCTTTCCACCAAAAGGGAGTCAGGGCATGTGATTGTAGGAGATCTGCCCCCGTTGATGGGAAAGCTGAAGGGTCTCAAAGATGTGGTTACTGAGCAAGAGATTGCAGGCATTTTAGCCGAATCCTACGCTGAAACCTCGCATGAATTGGACTTCGAATCATTCCTTCAGGTGAGGCTTACTTCCTTACCTTTGTTCATGTAATTTCTCTGGAAGAAAAGAATAGGAAGCTGGAACTGATGCACCATGGCCAATGAATTGTGCAGGCATATCTGAATCTGCAAGCTCGTGTGGCAGAAAAATCAGGTGAAATGAAGAACTCATCCTCGTTCTTGAAGGCCACCACGACTACGCTCTTGCACACCATAAATGAATCTGAGAAGGCATCTTATGTGGCACACATCAACAGTTATCTTGGAGAAGACTCATTTTTAAAGAAATACCTTCCATTGGATCCTGCATCTAATGAACTTTTCAACCTTGTCAGAGATGGTGTTCTCCTATGGTATATATTTCGAGGCCCTGATAAAATTTTGTTGATTATCGAGTGAACTAATTTGATCATGATTTAGTTGATTGAATTTCTCATATTTAAGCTAATATAATGGAATAAAATCAAGTAACTAAGATCGATACTATTGTGGCTGTACATCACAAATTTGCATATTCAATGTTCACCTTCGTTAGGTAAAGGTAGTAAGAGATTTACTTAAACTTACATCCATTGTCTTTATTGATTGACACTTCTTTTTTCTGATTTTAGTAAATTGATCAACGTTGCGGTGCCGGGCACTATTGATGAGAGGGCGATCAATACAAAAGGAGTACTCAATCCATGGGAGCGAAATGAAAATCACACTCTTTGCCTCAACTCTGCGAAGGCTATTGGTTGCACTGTCGTCAATATTGGAACACAGGACTTGATTGAAGGGCGGGTAAGTCAAAAGGATAATGTCAGTCAGTATTTTTCCTAAAAATTGCAGTAgtttgtgaaaaggaaaaaaaaaaaagaagctatttTTGGTTTTTTCTGATATGTTCATGTGTAAGTCTTTTCTTGATTGTCTTATTATATAAGTGCACCATCTGTCTTCGACAAGGGGAACCTTACTGTTATGTTCCTGTTGTTTTTGGTGGTTAAATGTTGTGTAATGATTTTAGATGCCTATTTGCTTTTCTAATTTGTAGCTATATGTCCTAGAATGTAATATTAATGTTCTTTATAATTCCAATGTACTTTGAGATATAGCATACACTATTTAATTGTTCTATTCAGTTTAAACTAATTACTTTTCATTACAAATATATGTATTACTTCCTGCCTTCTTTTCTTTGGGAAATTCAGACAATGGTCCGCAGCGTTCCTTTTTCTTCCTTAATAAAACATCATTCTTTGTAAGATTCTTGCTTGTGACTTCCAGTGATTGCATATTTACTTAAGTATCAGTTCACCTTTCTCTATTAGCAATTTCACTTTATTTTCCGTTTGTGAGAACTCAATAGTTTGAATTTCTATGCAGCCTCACTTGGTGCTTGGCTTGATATCTCAAATTATAAAGGTAAGCAACAGAACTTTTTTGCCTTTTTTGTATTTTTGAAGTGCTTTCATGTAATAGACATGGTACCTTAGAAAGGAAGAGTGTCGTGTTTCATTATTATTCATTATATTTTGCTGGCTTAGGTTGCTGGTTTTGCAGTAGCTTTCCTCCCTGAAAGGGGAAGCTAATTAGTCATTGTGACTTTTTCTATAGAGACATCAGTAATATCATTCTTTCTTGCCCTTTTATCAGATACAACTCTTGGCAGATCTGAACCTCAAGAAGACACCACAGCTGATGGAGTTGGTAGATGACAGCAAGGTTAAGAAAAAgactttttttaatgttttttcttttttagatttGGATGAATATGCTGGGTAACAACTTGCCATGTGCTGGTTTCATGTTACAGGACATGGAGGAATTAATGAGCTTGGGACCCGAGAAATTGTTACTAAAATGGATGAATTTTCATCTAAAGAAAGCAGGATACAAGAAAACTGTAACAAATTTTTCTTCTGATGTGAAGGTACAAACTAAAGTGGCCTTGAGCTCTTTTTTgttgaaactttttttttcttttagattttaaaaatgattttagCAACATGAGATCAATTATGGAGGCTTTCTCAGCATGCAAGTAGAGCTATGGTCATGTGTGTTCTCAACAGGAAATCTTCTTTTAAGACTAGGGTTTGATATAGCATGTCTATTCTCTTTCTTCCATATAATGATCATTGTATGAAACTCATGTGTGGCTGGACCCTGTTGCAGGCTTAAGTCATCAGCAAAGGGAATTACTTTATTTTGCATAAACAAATCATAAAGTTTCTGTAATCTTGTGGTTCTGTTTAAATTAGTTTCTTCTTGAAATTTTACCAGgataataatataaatgatgtTTTTGTTTTCACTAGGAGTAGAGGTCCCTCTCTATGGTATGATTGCACTGTATCTTAATACAgcttatatatattaaaaacatCTCTAGTGCTTCAGCACCAACTATTTTGTTAGTTGCGTGATGTTCAAGATTACATTGTCTAGAGATACATTTTTGCAACAGAATAATACATTATGCTTTGTGCAGTCCTACCATTTTAAGTTATAGGAAACCTATAAAGTCATCGTTCAGGCAGAAAATCAGTCGTAGGGGTAACAAGCATAAACAagtatatcatatcatcatttctAGGACATAAATGAGCAGCACTTGGACTCATATCATAAACCATGGTTGCTGCTTCTAAGGTTCATGTGATCTTGCATCAATACCATTTGAATCATAGATTTCTATTGATCATTCATTAGGAGAAAATAAGATGACTCTTTGAGTTACTTTTTGGATTGAGCATATTCTTCACTATATAAGTTCTCTGGCAGCTCTATCTGAGTAACTTGTTTTTTCCTTATCAGTGATTCTTGACGTTCTATCATAGAGCCATTGTTTATCTATAATGCTGCTTTTCGTATCTCATGATGATTGTTTTACAGGATGGTGAGGCATATGCTTACCTTCTTAATGCTCTTGCACCTGAACATTCCAGCCCAGCTGTTTTGGATACTAAAGATCCCAATGAAAGGGCAAAAATAGTACTTGAACAAGCTGAAAAGCTGGATTGCAAACGGTATCTAAGTGAAAAAGACATTGTTGAAGGCTCTCCTAATCTGAACCTTGCATTTGTTGCTCAGATATTCCAGCATAGGTCAGAACTCACAGCTTTTCTTTCCTTGTGTCATACGTATTCACAGGCTGAAGTGCTAAACAAGATCCAGTAATCTAAGAAAAACGACAGAGTACTAAGCTTCTCTTGTGTGTTTTTTGAGTTTTGGTTGGCCTCATAAGATGGCCAGCTTTCATGGACTTTTCAGTATGTAGTCCAACTACTCCATGAAGCTCACTTTTCTCAGGACTCTTAATTTACATTTGTTCTAGGCATGCATAACATGAGAATGTGAAATGCTTTTAAAGAAAGTGCGGCCAGCAAAGTGGGTTGCATTCTGGAATCTGTCTTTGTTTGCCTCCTAACATCCATCTTGTTGGTTGTAATTACAATGCTTATGGCGTATAACCCTGCGATCATTAATTTTCTTGGATTAGGTTGTAGACTGTAAAAATCCTCTATTTTCAGTTCTTATATGCAATCATGttcttcaaaagaatgtatctcaGTTAAGTTGTAAAATCTTTTGAAATTTGCGTTGTATGAGTCTTTCCTTTCTTAATCATATCTATGTTTAATATCAGAAGAGACACAATGTTAGTGTATTCCTTTCTTTGTGTCACACCGTAAAATCATCACCAAATAATCATTGTTTGCCAAATTCAGATTGAATGAAGTCTTGTAGAACATGTCTCTTTATTATTTGCCTGAACTACTTAAACTTGACCGCTAAAGATGATAACTGCTCAACATACAAATTTCTTTCAGCTATATTTTTTGTTCCATCTATTGAGTTATTCTGTTTATTTCTTTGATGTAGGT is from Musa acuminata AAA Group cultivar baxijiao chromosome BXJ1-6, Cavendish_Baxijiao_AAA, whole genome shotgun sequence and encodes:
- the LOC135675734 gene encoding fimbrin-5-like, which translates into the protein MSNFVGVLVSDPWLQNQFTQVELRGLKSKFLSTKRESGHVIVGDLPPLMGKLKGLKDVVTEQEIAGILAESYAETSHELDFESFLQAYLNLQARVAEKSGEMKNSSSFLKATTTTLLHTINESEKASYVAHINSYLGEDSFLKKYLPLDPASNELFNLVRDGVLLCKLINVAVPGTIDERAINTKGVLNPWERNENHTLCLNSAKAIGCTVVNIGTQDLIEGRPHLVLGLISQIIKIQLLADLNLKKTPQLMELVDDSKDMEELMSLGPEKLLLKWMNFHLKKAGYKKTVTNFSSDVKDGEAYAYLLNALAPEHSSPAVLDTKDPNERAKIVLEQAEKLDCKRYLSEKDIVEGSPNLNLAFVAQIFQHRNGLSTDTKSISLSQMMPDDIQVSRDERAFRLWINSLGIATYVNNLFEDVRNGWVLLEVLDKVSPGLVNWKHATKPPIKMPFRKVENCNQIIKIGKELNFSLINVAGNDIVQGNKKLILAYLWQLMRFNILKLLKNLRYHSQGKEISDVDILNWANSKVKGSARTPQMESFKDKNLSYGIFLLELLSAVKPRTVNWKLVATGESDEEKKLNATYIITVARKLGCSVFLLPEDIIEVNQKMILTLTASIMYWSLQQTGENFEPSEEDSVSQTAPSDGDGSAVAESISDLAIDDAASDASQSENGNSTIGG